The Panicum hallii strain FIL2 chromosome 5, PHallii_v3.1, whole genome shotgun sequence genome contains the following window.
tttccgccacctacacgcctcaacaaaatggagtggtggaaagaaagaacaaaacacttatcaccctagcaagagcaatgttggatgattatggcacgtccgagaagttttgggcggaagcaatcaacacggcgtgtcatgcatccaaccgaatgtatcctcaccgactcctcaagaaaactccatatgagctcatcaccgggaggaaaccaaatatatcatttTTTCGGgcctttggttgcaaatgcttcatttataagaagaaaaggctcggtaagtttgaaagtagatgtgatgaaggtttctttcttggttatgcatcaaactccaaagcatatagagtattcactcaaacctccgggttagttgaagaaacatgtgatgtggagtttgatgaatgtAATGGCTTCCAAGAgaaggttgttggctatgaaaatgtaggggatgaagagattgaagaaggcttaaagaagatgtccattggggatatcaagccggaggaggtgcatgaagacaatgatcaagggggaggaacttcctcatctttgccaaacacctccacggcaccccaagtggatgaagatcaagataaaattgatccactacctcaagaaaatgtgtcaacgacAACACCCCAactccaagaacaagaagagcaaaatgttccaccacaagcacaagtcactcatgatccaccccaacaagcatccacgcaaataccgctagcgaagcatggtcgcatctccaaggatcatccaataggtcaaatcattggtagtccttccaaaggagtaagaactcgctctaagtatgcttcattttgcgaacatcactcgtttgtttcttgtattgaacccactagcatagaggaagcacttgaggactcggattgggtgatggccatgcaagaagagttgaacaatttcacccgcaatgaagtatgggtcctcgaagctcctccgaaagacaaaaacatcatcggcacaaagtgggtctttcgaaacaagcaagatgaacatggggtggtggtacgcaacaaagcaagacttgtggcaaaagggttttctcaagtcgaaggtttggattttggtgaaacttttgctccggtcgcaagacttgaagctatccgcattcttcttgcttactcttcacatcataatattaagttatatcaaatgaatgtgaaaagtgctttcttaaatggctttattaacgaacttgtttatgttaaGCAACCttccgggtttgaagatccgaggaatcccaaccatgtttataggttgcacaaggcactctacgggctcaaacaagctctaagggcttggtatgagaggcttcgtgacttcctaatcatgcaaggcttcaaaatCGGGAGGGTgaacaccactttgttcacaaaagacgtcaacggggatcttttcatttgtcaaatttatgttgacgatattatctttggctcaactaatgatttactaagccatgagtttgctaccatgatgtctagggaattcgagatgtccatgattggcgaattgactttcttccttggttttcaagtcaaacaaatgaaagaagggacattcatctatcaagaaaaatatactaaagatatcttgaagaaattcaagatggatgaatgcaagccaattaagactcccatggctacaaatgggcatctcgacttggatgtggacggtaaatctgttgatcaatccctctatcgttctatgatagggtctttgctttaccttaccgcatctaggcccgatataatgtttagtgtgtgcttgtgtgcccgttttcaagctaaccctaaggaatcacacctttctgctgtgaataggatccttcggtatctcaagcacactcctagcataggcttgtggtgcACCAAAGGCGCTagattagatctcttgggatactcggattcggattttgccggaagccgtgtggatcgcaagagtacctccgggggttgccacttgcttgggcgttctctaatttcttggtcgagtaagaagcaaaattccgtggctttgtccaccgcggaagcggaatatatagcagctgGTGCATGTTGTGCagaaattctatatatgaagcaaacccttttggactttggtgtgaaactagaaaGAATACCACTCATttgtgataatgaaagtgccgtaaaaattgccaagaatccggttcaacactctcgcacaaagcacattgatattcgccatcacttcttgcgtgatcacgaagccaagggggacatttcccttcaaggtgtgagatccgaggagcaattggcggatattttcacaaaacctttagacgagagtaactttattaggctaagaaatgagcttaatgtgttagatgcggcaaacgtcatgtaagttgccatgtcatatagaaaaatgcatacatataggacacttgtctaaccatggtaagatagtgatgagcaagggtttagctagaggtggtggtccactttttttcctctaggcttgtagaaaggctcatcatgatgaagcttttcgtgggatcaaacttgacaattAGATTTTAAATTCTCGTCATGCATttgcttgtcatatagttgtgcacctcatgtttacctttctttcgcatgtgattgtagtttgcattatcattgcatgcgtaaaggttACAAAgaagatcacttgatgaaaatgagacttgttttacgtgcaagatcttaattcatgagaagtgaaaagagtaaagtgttaggtgcgttattgcctagtgaggaatgtcatggtgagtttgaagctttcctccttcaatattcctatgacatggctcatacattttaatttggcgctctGTCTGTCTTGcgacttttccttgattttgaaaagaaaaactatttaagttattaagctatcctatttactttgaggggtaaagtcgtctatgcaagtccattaacttgagtttagttgaatcttataagttcattggacttagcatagaaaagtgagttgagagagggtttttgggttcaccggttaaaccgacgttcaatggatctatacccatcggtttaaccggcgttactaagtgtcagtttcagctcagtcatttcaggcgttcaaccgatgtatacaaagttcgcagcatcggatcaaccggtgaataGATCACAAATTTGACCTAAAAATCAattgttatttgcatcgtttaaccgacgagttcatttgtggaagcatcggttcaaccggcgtacagatgcagatttggaagagtttctggtaaactacaccgacgcaatcaaccggcgttcaaaacctaagcgtcggatcaaccggcgataagaaaatctgcggggtccacatgtcatattactcTCTTGCCGGCTCACGACCCTCTACTCACTTTCGCTTCTAAGCCGTCGTTTTGCCTTCGCTCTCACCaccgtcgcctccgccgccgccgttcgccGCCGTTCACCATCCGCATCATccgccgccgcacccgcacaccttgcgcgccgccgccgtcacctgccgcccgcgcgcacgcgcaccgccccTCACGCTTGCGCCCGTGCGCCACCGCGCCGTCGCCACCACCACAGCGCCACCCACGCCCCACCGTGCCACCGCCAGTGCGTTCCACGCCGTCGCCTGCACGTCCTGCACCTCCACCGTGCCGCTGCCCACGCGCATTGCACCACATTCACGCATCCACGCCTCGCACGCCACGTGTTCGGCATTTTGCCCGAACCATCGCGCTAGCCCTCGCTCACCGCTCCGCTTTCTTGTTTCTGTTGTttgtcgagatgggtcgtgataagaggaaaggaaaggagatcgtggtcgaggagcccgctcgcaagcggactcgcgcagcgagagaggccgagagggccgagatggtggctaaggccgccgaggagcaggcatcaggccgtgctcgtccgtttgctatcagggacacgccagccagaggcagaggcagaggcagagggatgggcagagtccgaggtgccagggccagcagagccgcagcagcagcagcagagtcagagcagtcccATTCAGCGGCAGAATCGGATTCAGACATAGAGAcagagcagtctgagcagtctcaggggcaggatacacagcagtcaccagctctacgacgttctggccgcacccggcagacgtcccccgcagaggagacttcaccagcgaccgagcgtcgcaccggaccgaggacgcgaggaggccaccagccacaggagcctcgcaggtccaccgcagcagcagcagctcgtcgagccgaggccctagcggccgagcgcgtagtgttccgcatggacactgtcgtacgtctggagccaggtgtgctgctccagaacttgaccaaggccaatgcggcgaaggtcaagaggctcaggtggagtgtacaggaggaggagtggttcccggtgacacgtgacagcagggtcgatcgtagattctggacactccttcaggccagtttctacgagacctattagaggcggggccacaggatctttcctcacagagttcttgactgggtatctttgaggacagctgcaggggtaGCAGATatcagggagcactttgctcacttcaggggtctgcccaggttgctctcgatcgAGAAGAACAGATATATTGAGAATTGGGTCAGGGTCTTCTATGCtacagcttggatagccccagagcgcagagctgttcacttcatgtttgaaGGGCAGCTATTtggattgtccagagcgacTCTTGCTGGGAtccttggagttgaccttgttgacgtctctctgcacgagatggtctacggtgatgcagatccacctcgcagagccatgattggcgggattgctccttctcacgaggcgatctcacagtgcttccgccagccctttccagcctcctacgccagagtccccagcctgctgacccccgagacttacgcagttcacatggcactccggaggacgttactcccgaggagtggctacccagaggggttcacaggtctgcagcagctactgcttcttcacattctcactcacgagccgttcgatattgttgacttcattctggctgagattgaggatgtcatcactgacgggatgggcgttgTCCGACAATCttcttatgctcactggatcagcttcatctgttctatgattgtgccagctgagtcacccgtcagtgcagtctacaggcaggacgaggtcccctggtttcccgtctaccgtccgacagcaccctcagacaggaggagagggagacaggcagatcgagctgccatggcacggctgtcacctgaggttcaggcccgtgttgcacaggaggatgaggcactgctagccgcagaggcacagcttcccggaggagatgatgagatacattggtcagacctagagtcagactcctccgaggacgaggagtacttccctgcacctgctccagcgagtcacgatcacgaggcaggaggttccggagagccagctccagtgtcagctgctgctgctaccacagtttcagagtctcaggtgtctcagccgtctgagctcaccgcacttctgcagcagctggtcacacagcagagagaggaccgtcgcgcccaggaggaggccaggagagctcatgaggcccagcttgcagagatacagagagaggccgcccaagagcgagctgctaccgaggagcgttttgtcggccttattgacagagtatctcagaggacagacgctcagtttcagcagatgcagcagggcatgatggcgatgttcgggatgatttcacagctatattctcacaccggactcgccccacagcagccagaACCGTCAGGCCTTCAGAGcgctggagcaccaccacttgcagttacaccagccccagtctccactgctccagcttctttcgcgaccccggagatcatgttctcattatcagcactacttgggtctgcgagtcgtcctctcttctctccactgcctgcgacctcactcttccaggagtcaacctcagcagtgcagtctgccggcctccccgtcgttccacagacactatcttcagggggaggcggagaggtctctttggttcagcagtcgtcacagccggcagcatcagcactcaccacttcagatgttgacacatcttctgctgagccggctactacttccacggatcctctccccggcagtgctagcaccagggcctcgacgacagctacacctccggtcagctcagcaccagcaggcaCTTCAGATCAGCTGCTACCGTCAGTCtccgaggatccaccgtccgacgacgacgacgacgatgacccagaTCGCTTCCTTGCAGTACCTCGTCAGCTAGATCCGTAGATCGCTCCTTTTtgggctttgatgccaaagggggagagggagtcagggggagggtagcattagagagagctcgtgatcaggaccttgatgtttcttattgtactatatttggtgttagttcatagATATGTatatttgtcatttgagcatgctgagcttttgagacatatccaTTGAGTTCCTTGATTTTCTCTTTTCGAGTTTacttgtgtttattcgtgccttatctctctcgctctctcgttatttatgtttatgttgtcatcaatcaccaaaaagggggagattgtaagcatctaggccctcaaggtatgtttcggtgattaatgacaaccattattgtgactaatgagtttgtgcagatttatagatcattatcgctcatttggttatatgtcaaaagaggcccctaattttcattattcaaaaaggcgatctcggcattcaactcaataatatgtcaagactaagtatctttctagtcctaagtgtcataagtttgagaaggacacttaggttagtataggttttatagttttgtagtgatcgcactattaagaggggtttaggcttagtaacttgagcatggacatgatcatttgaaaatggatgcacacaatggtcactcagatttctagaagctcaaataagtggttctcaacttatatttCAAGAagtatttggatttcattcaagactcaagtcagaaaacacaaaatcagaaaaatccttaacaccggtttaaccgacgcctcaagttttctatacgtcggttaaactaggtcagcagagtctggacaagtctatacaccggttcaaccgatgatatttaaaattaacgtcggtgcagttgtccagagacttggttttttagttgatcagtggacaactacactcaccagttacaccgacgctatttgaaattggacgtcggtgcagttgtccagtgacttggtttttcagttgttcaatggatgactacactcaccggttaaaccgatgcaacgacggttaatctgcccaagctgtaacggctagttttcagaaggggcagtttacattcaccggttaaaccgacgatgactattggagggatgtcggattaaccggcgctacgcagttttccgGCAGCTTTtcctccaacggctctattcgtgtgagctgcctatatatacccctccaatgggtcattctaatactcttgacaccaggcaacacccaaacacacatactatagtcaagagccaccttgagcttcatcatttcatacacttgttcattcaatcattcaagaagcaagattaaggacttgagtagagagaagcttgtgtgcatccattcttggtgattggttcttgctcaagtgaaggccttagcttgttactcttagtgattggcatcacctaggcgatcttggtgatcgaggtgattctcgcggagcttgccaaggattgtggaagcccggagaagaagattgtacgtggcttgatctccaccacaccgggatggtgaacggagactcttagtgagcgccctcgtcttggtgacttgggaggtgacaatactctttatGAGTGTCACaacatggattaggggtgtgtgccaacacatcgataccacgggaaaaaatccggttgtcccttgtccactttacttattcaagcattatctttcatgcaattcattcatatgcttgatttagggatcactagttagctctaccttgttAGGCTTTGTCTCTTTTTATCCTTCCTAGCTTGCGTCAGTAGTTTAGTtgcccggttggtgaattggtgcctttctagttttgcataggttaaggttgctttatctcgttttagaaattgaaaaaggcccaattcaccccccctcttggtccatcgatcctttcaatagTCCACTGCTTCGATGGTCGAACGTTGTCGTAGCTTCTGTTTCTCCTTCTTCTTGCCGTCAGGTCTTGCTGATGGTTCAGCTTCAGCACCACCAGCAAGAGGGGCACCACCAACAGCAGTTGTAGATACAACTGATGCGGGAGAAAAATTTGCCACGATCTTCTGTTTCTTATTGCTTGTTTTTTTGGTACAGCCAATTTCCTTCCGCCTTTCCGTCCACTTGGGCTTGTCCTTCAGGATTTTCCAGCAATGCAAGTAAACAAACTTCCTCCCTTTCACGTCTTCAGCCGTCCACATTGCACATGCATTTGCTATCTGCACATTTCAAACCAGCACACACATTACAGTGAAGTACAGACAAATGATCATAGCGATAAATAATGAGTTTGAGTAATAACCTTGTCATCAATTGTCCAACCACTGTGGTTCCTAGCCTCAATCCTGGACAGACATCCACAAAACAGATTCACATCATGTTGTATACCGGACCAACGATTCGATAAAGAACCTTCTGAACGACTGGACTCGAACGTCCTGTTTGCATGGAAATAGTCATGTATTCTTGTCCATAATGTGCCATGTGTTTGATCAACTCCTTGAATAGGATCCATGCCCACATTCAGCCAAGCTGACATTAGGAGTATGCCCTCCTCCTCTCTAAAATTTTTGCTTCTACCCTGAGAAATCTTGGCTGTTGCACGATTATGATGGATGGTTGTATTACTAGGAGGTGTGGGATCAATAGGAGGTGTGAGTTCTTGAGATTGTTCAACACCATTCACTAGGAGGTCAGTATAATACCCCCCTGAATCCATAGGCCCTGTGACAAAAAAATTATTGAAAATCAGAAGCAAAAGATTGGACAGTAACAGATTTATGCATGCAAATTTCTTTTGACAGGAAAAAAAATATGTTTGAATATATTGGCAAGCTATCAGTGCTAACTTCAAGAGACAGGGAAAATATCAATGATTTCACACTTATTCATCCAATAAAACTGCAATAGTAACCAAAGTGAATATGAGCTTAAACTTAAATGATGTGTTCAAAAAATGAAAGACAACATTTTCTACTGAACATGACTCCTAAACTGCTACGGCTTATATGATGCAGTCTGTAAACATATTTTACCAGTCAAGTATTTCAATGGTTATTTAGCAAGGAACCATCCTCATGATCTATAGATACAGAAATAACGAAAATTCATGTGCCATCAGCAGAAGTTGAGCATCATCAATATTGAATCTAAAGCTACCCAGACATTAGAAACAAGAAGCAGCATCTCACCAGTGTCCTCCTCATCGAATTGCTCAGCATTGACCTCATCTTCTGCCATCCGGCCATAAACTCCTGTGGTAGGAACCACCCGACGGGGAATCGATCCAACATTGGATTGCTGCATCTCTCCCTCCGGCCGATTTGCCTCAGAATCTACCGTTGCTGGCGCAAACTGAGGAAAGAACTGAGGAAAGGGAAGAGTGACGGCGGCGGATCCATTCCCCACGCCCGTTTGCCGAGCTGCCGTTGACCGGGGACGCGGCAGCCGGTTCatggcgcggcggggcgcgggagctCGAGGGAGCAGATGAGCGGCGTGGCCGGGACGGAGCAGAGCAGCGCCGGCGTGAGGGCGCAGGGGTGCGATGGAGAAGACGAatgagcggcggcgcgggcgcgaggACGCGAGGGAAATATGAGCGCGCGGGTGGGAGGGCACGACAGCGCGCGGGAAACTGGATGGGGAGGGCGCGGGAGGGTGCCGCAAGCGCGGGAGAAGGAGGATGGCGAGGGAGCCGGCCTCGCCAAATTTGCCGTCCGTGGACGCCGGGATGGCGATGCGGTTAGCGAGCGGGGGAGATGGCGACGCTGTTGGAACGAGCAGTATCAatggttttcttttttttaccgATACAAAGTGTTTTGGCCAAGCTGTTGGAGTTGCCCTTAGTATCTTTAACGGAGCCGATTCAATTACATTTCTTGGGCAAATCACGACATGACGTCTAACGGTTGTAAGCAGATTTCTCTCTGTTTCATCCAACGTGTTCTTGGAGCAGTTTCTAGCGGAACATAAGATTAGCTTTGCCAAACAGTCTTTCAAAGAACCACTTTCAACCCCTGAGTGACTTCTATAAAAAAGATCAAAAGTAGGTGAAGGCATGAACCTGTACCAAACTGGTCCGGATTCCGGCTCCATCTCTGACATGATGGAGAGTTGGAGACGCGCGACCGGGCCGGGGCGTCCACGCGCCACCAACAACTCACTCGACCCGTCGGCGCCACGGCGATCAGCCGACCGCCACCCTCACCCCCGCGCCTTTCGCCCCAAGTGAAACACCAGCGCGGCAGCAAGCAAACCAATTCGCTCGCTTCCACCATAAAAAAAAATTCGCTCGCTTCCGGCGAGGGCTTCCTTTCCTCGGACGGAATGCCCTGCCCCCGCGGCCAGGCGGAGGAGGATCACTaggcggccgcggcggggctCGGATGGGGCGGCCGGGGTACGTGACGGTG
Protein-coding sequences here:
- the LOC112891555 gene encoding uncharacterized protein LOC112891555: MDSGGYYTDLLVNGVEQSQELTPPIDPTPPSNTTIHHNRATAKISQGRSKNFREEEGILLMSAWLNVGMDPIQGVDQTHGTLWTRIHDYFHANRTFESSRSEGSLSNRWSGIQHDVNLFCGCLSRIEARNHSGWTIDDKIANACAMWTAEDVKGRKFVYLHCWKILKDKPKWTERRKEIGCTKKTSNKKQKIVANFSPASVVSTTAVGGAPLAGGAEAEPSARPDGKKKEKQKLRQRSTIEAVDYLMAKKKEADLEKELKKEERCNKVFAFQEERIKLGKEKFEFERDLEEERILGLDLSTMNYKQQQYYEVRQNEILARRCNI